One genomic window of Amphiura filiformis chromosome 3, Afil_fr2py, whole genome shotgun sequence includes the following:
- the LOC140147657 gene encoding uncharacterized protein: protein MSPDLGLSLGKVGGIQLLLSGLKQIKSMHDQGVEILPALSNVTRRIVMILHNAIRLCSANVTTYRLNNAVSVLKGVLKIDKTLQVLSLMVLGYVVNDTESKMLAAAEHGARFLITIFNVATTSSIHYGKVGSTYFSAFETLDALNHLAINDDIKGIMEEMEAIPCIIRMLQDDFSPEEQLVAVEALWNLAFIESIRQSDQLQGVVPRLRTLMKTRNKDLQRMCGSALWQIKGNDNVESPRTPPPSYQEAISEPDPARPRQSAQIMLSYQWDCQKRVLQIKDRLLHAGYRVWMDLANMRGNILGAMAKAVEESDVILICMTEKYKNSKSCRSEAEYAYSHDKKLIPLLMEKDYKPDGWLGILLKIHLYYAFHSSSQFDTSTVQLLKAIRECTKSGEDLPDGPIQPTHREVQGKGHKTQSSDWSKDDVQSWLRDKDLSALCDKFSAFNGKHLRRMHSKCAKDDEKFEEELKRDYKLNAAHCTQFIVALEDAFQE from the exons ATGTCTCCCGATCTCGGACTATCCTTAGGAAAAGTTGGTGGCATTCAATTGCTGCTTAGTGGCTTGAAACAAATTAAATCGATGCATGACCAAGGGGTTGAGATACTACCTGCGTTATCAAATGTAACTCGCCGTATTGTCATGATCTTGCATAATGCAATTCGCCTATGCTCCGCCAACGTTACCACTTATAGGCTCAATAATGCAGTGTCTGTTCTGAAAGGCGTCCTCAAAATAGATAAAACTTTACAGGTACTTTCACTGATGGTCCTGGGATATGTTGTGAATGACACAGAGAGCAAGATGCTGGCGGCCGCAGAACACGGAGCTCGATTCTTGATCACCATCTTCAATGTAGCAACTACTTCCTCTATCCACTACGGAAAAGTGGGTTCTACTTATTTTTCAGCGTTTGAGACTCTGGACGCTTTAAATCACCTAGCCATAAATGACGATATCAAGGGTATCATGGAAGAAATGGAAGCAATTCCTTGCATCATCAGAATGCTACAAGATGACTTTTCTCCAGAAGAACAGCTGGTTGCCGTCGAAGCACTCTGGAACCTGGCGTTCATCGAATCGATACGACAATCGGACCAATTACAGGGAGTTGTACCGA GATTGAGGACTTTGATGAAAACAAGAAATAAAGATCTTCAACGTATGTGTGGATCAGCTCTCTGGCAAATCAAAGGTAACGACAATGTCGAGTCTCCGCGCACTCCTCCGCCATCCTATCAAGAGGCCATCTCGGAACCAGATCCTGCTCGTCCAAGGCAATCTGCCCAGATTATGCTGAGCTACCAGTGGGACTGCCAAAAGCGTGTGTTGCAGATCAAAGATAGATTACTCCATGCTGGATACAGAGTCTGGATGGATCTCGCAAACATGA GAGGTAACATCCTAGGTGCAATGGCCAAGGCAGTTGAAGAATCTGATGTGATCCTTATCTGTATGACTGAGAAATACAAGAACAGCAAGAGCTGCAGGTCAG AAGCTGAATATGCCTATAGTCATGACAAAAAGTTGATACCACTTCTGATGGAGAAAGATTATAAACCCGATGGATGGCTGGGCATACTTCTCAAGATTCACCTCTATTATGCCTTTCATTCTTCAAGCCAGTTCGACACCAGTACAGTACAATTATTGAAAGCCATCCGCGAGTGTACTAAATCTGGAGAAGATTTACCAGATG GACCTATCCAACCAACCCACCGAGAGGTACAAGGGAAGGGACACAAGACACAATCAAGTGATTGGAGTAAAGATGACGTCCAGAGCTGGCTTCGTGACAAGGATCTCTCTGCGCTGTGTGACAAATTCAGTGCATTCAACGGCAAACATCTGCGTAGAATGCATTCCAAATGCGCCAAAGATGACGAGAAGTTCGAGGAAGAACTGAAAAGAGATTACAAATTGAACGCGGCACATTGCACGCAGTTCATTGTAGCTCTTGAAGATGCTTTCCAGGAGTAA